ACGTATTTGAGATCAAGCTCAGAAATGGCGAGGAAAAGGCGATGCGGTTCAGATGGATCAGGTTTTTGCGGTTTCCCTGTTGAGATGTGGCAATACTTGCAAGCCCTCGTACATATCTTCCCCAATATCATAAAGGTAGCGGTTCCTTCTGAAAAACACTCGGATATGTTAGGACACAAAGATTCTTCACATACTGTATTGAGAGAGTATTTTTTAATCACTTTCAAAGTTTTTTCAATCAGTGCGTATTGAGGAGCTTTCACCTTCAACCAATCCACAACCTACACCTCTTTTCTTTCAAAGAACTCCCTTACCTTATCATACCTGAATACCGGACCATCTTTGCAAACGAAGAAAGGTCCCATCATACAATGTCCGCAGGTACCTACGGAACACTTCATATGTCTCTCAAGGGATACATAAATCTCTTTGGCTGGTAAACCTCTTTCTTCAAGCTTTAAAACGCATGCCTTAACCATAGGGTCAGGTCCACACATGAAAACAACTGTGTCATGCTCTATTTCAATATCTTTTAAAAGTTCCGTTATCATTCCAGTATGACCCTTCCATCTCTCATCCGGCTTATCAATGGTAATGAGAAAGGATTTTCCTATCCCCCATCGCTCATACAGGTATCTGTATATTAAGCTTTCGTAATCCTTAGCACCGTATAGATGTAACAAGCTCTTAAAGAAATGCTTTTCTTTTAAGGCTGTTTCGTAAATCCACCTAGTCGCTGCCAGACCAAGACCGCCGGATATTATGAGGAGATGTTTTCCGTATGCACTTTTTAAATCCCACACGTTTCCGTAAGGACCTCTATAATAAAGGATATCACCTTCTTTAAGCGTATCTATGTGTTTGGTAACATCACCTACAGATCTGATCGTATGTACAATATGATCATTTTCCGAATAGGCTATAGTTATAGGGGCTTCCCCCATACCAAAAGCGTAGAGCATGTTGTACTGTCCTGGGAGCGCTTTAATATGCGCCTCTACATGAAAAGTAAATACGTCTCCACTTTCTTTAATTACCTTCTTTATACGCCCCTCATTGAGCATATAAGGGTTTATCACATACACTTTATTTTTCCTCCAGGATCAGAAGGGTTTGAGGTATCATGCTACCATTCACAAAAACACCTTCCCTGACCAGCATTTTCTTTACAATACCTTCCACGGGAGCTTTTATGGTACAGTATTCAATAAGTTTATTTAACCTCTCTATCTGAGCTTGAAGCATCATGTATCTGGACTTTTCTCTTTCGTATCTGTACTTCCAGTCTTCATATTCGCTTTTTGAAAGCAGATCACGATTAAAAAGTTCCTCATATCTTTTAAAGTCTCTTTCCACTTTTTCCAGATTTAGCTTCTGACTTTCAAGTTCTGCCTTAAGGCTTTCCCTTTTTGTGGTGTATAGCGTTGGATCAATTTCTACAAGGATCTGACCGGTTTTGACCCTCTGCCCCTGCTTTATGTAAACTTTCTTGACCTGACCCTCTACTATGGCAGAGACTTCTATTTCCTTTGCAAAAGCCAGAGAAAAACACAGTAATAAGAAGCTACTGAGTTTTAACAAACTCATCACCCTTTTCAAAGATAAGGTAAGGATCAAGTCCTGCAAGTCTATAAAGTCTGGCAAAAAAGAGCAGTATGTCGTACTTGGCTTGCATAAGCTGTCTTTCAGCTTCTGACTTTTCTGCCATGGCGTATCCCAGATCAAAAGCAAGTTCCAACTCATACTCAGACCTCCTGAGTGTCAAATTTTCTTCTGCGTATTTATTCTTTACTAAAGCAGAATCCAGTTGAGCGAGCAAGTACGCATATCTATAGCTTGCAGAATCGGCAAGAAGTCTAAATTCGTTTATTGTATCTTGAAGATCAACCTCAGCCATCCTTTTTTGCGATGTGAGATCTTCAACTTTATATAGTGAAGAAGGATCAAAGAGAGGTACGAATATTTCTATGCCAGCTCTCCAGCCATTTTGGTTATACGCTTTAGTTTGGAAGAAACCTGTCCTAATAGTATTGCCTATCTCTCCCCTTAATTGTATTCTTGGAGTAAAGATACTGTTTGCCTCTTTTATAAGCTCGTCGTACGTCTCAAGCTCGTACTTTCTTATCTTCACTATGGGGTTATTATCCAATGCACTCCTCAGAAGCCTTTCCTTATCTATCTCACCAACTTTTGGTTTAAAGTCTATATCTTCTATATCTATAAGAGCGTCCATATCAATTCCCGTTAACCTTTTTATTTCAAGAAGTGCCTTGTTATATTCGTATTGAGCTTGCAAAAGCTCTTTTCTCTTCTCTCTGTATACACTCTCAAGCTGATAAACTTCTAAATTGGTAGAAAGACCGAGTTGTTTCTTCTGCTGAGATCTGTCAAACCTCACGTAAGCTATAGCCATCTCTTCCCTTTTAACTTCGGTAAGTTTTTTGTATAGGCTGGCTTGAGCGAAAAGCTCTAATATTCTTACCTTTATATCCCTTTCAAGTTGTTTCAGGGCTTCCCTTTTTATTTCGTATCTGAGTTCTGCGCTCCTTATCCTTGATGGGGTTTTTCTGTACTCGTATAGTATACTTACAAAACTTATACCAAAAGGCTTTTCCCATTCCTGAGTTTTCGAGTTATAGATTAATCCAGATCCAACGGAAATGTAAGGCAGAAAGTAGT
This is a stretch of genomic DNA from Hydrogenobacter sp.. It encodes these proteins:
- a CDS encoding efflux RND transporter periplasmic adaptor subunit: MSLLKLSSFLLLCFSLAFAKEIEVSAIVEGQVKKVYIKQGQRVKTGQILVEIDPTLYTTKRESLKAELESQKLNLEKVERDFKRYEELFNRDLLSKSEYEDWKYRYEREKSRYMMLQAQIERLNKLIEYCTIKAPVEGIVKKMLVREGVFVNGSMIPQTLLILEEK
- a CDS encoding TolC family protein, with product MIHLFALLLFSFAFGQEFIKLTPRSAYELALKNNPELKKLRYEIESFNFQYQEAKNYFLPYISVGSGLIYNSKTQEWEKPFGISFVSILYEYRKTPSRIRSAELRYEIKREALKQLERDIKVRILELFAQASLYKKLTEVKREEMAIAYVRFDRSQQKKQLGLSTNLEVYQLESVYREKRKELLQAQYEYNKALLEIKRLTGIDMDALIDIEDIDFKPKVGEIDKERLLRSALDNNPIVKIRKYELETYDELIKEANSIFTPRIQLRGEIGNTIRTGFFQTKAYNQNGWRAGIEIFVPLFDPSSLYKVEDLTSQKRMAEVDLQDTINEFRLLADSASYRYAYLLAQLDSALVKNKYAEENLTLRRSEYELELAFDLGYAMAEKSEAERQLMQAKYDILLFFARLYRLAGLDPYLIFEKGDEFVKTQ
- a CDS encoding FAD/NAD(P)-binding protein is translated as MINPYMLNEGRIKKVIKESGDVFTFHVEAHIKALPGQYNMLYAFGMGEAPITIAYSENDHIVHTIRSVGDVTKHIDTLKEGDILYYRGPYGNVWDLKSAYGKHLLIISGGLGLAATRWIYETALKEKHFFKSLLHLYGAKDYESLIYRYLYERWGIGKSFLITIDKPDERWKGHTGMITELLKDIEIEHDTVVFMCGPDPMVKACVLKLEERGLPAKEIYVSLERHMKCSVGTCGHCMMGPFFVCKDGPVFRYDKVREFFERKEV